The sequence below is a genomic window from Halomonas halophila.
GGATGTCGACCTCGGCGCGCAGGCCCTTGAGTCGCTCCTTCTGCGCGACGCCGAAGCGGTGCTCCTCGTCGATGATCAGCAGGCCCATCTTGGGGAAGCGCATCGACTTGGAGAGCAGCTTGTGGGTGCCGATGACGATGTCGGCCTGGCCGTCCTCGATACGCTTGGCGGCCGCGCTCTGGCCCTGACCGCCGGTGAAGCGCGAGATCAGCTCGATGTTGACCGCGGTGTCGGCGAAGCGGTCGCGGAAGTTCTCGTAGTGCTGGCGGGCGAGCAGGGTGGTGGGCACCAGCACGACGACCTGCTGGCCGGAGTGCACCGCCAGGAAGGCGGCGCGCATCGCCACCTCGGTCTTGCCGAAGCCGACGTCGCCGCAGACCACGCGGTCCATGGGGCGGGGGGCCGTCATGTCGCCGACCACCGCCTCGATGGCGGCGCGCTGGTCGGGCGTTTCCTCGAAGGGAAAGCTGGCAGCGAAGCGGGCGTACTCGGCGTCCGGCGCCTCGCAGGCGAAGCCTTCCCGGGCCTCGCGGCGGGCGTAGACGTCGAGCAGTTCGGCGGCGGTGTCGCGGATGCGCTCGGCGGCCTTCTTCTTGGCCTTGTCCCACTGCTCGGAGCCGAGCCGGTGCAGCGGCGCCAGCTCGTCGTCGACGCCGGCGTAGCGCGAGATCAGGTGCAGGCTGTCCACCGGCACGTAGAGCCTGGCGCCGTCGGCGTATTCCAGGGTGACGAACTCCGCCGCCTGGCCGCCGGCCTCCAGCGTCTCGAGGCCCTTGTAGCGGCCGACGCCGTGGGCCTGGTGGACCACCGGGGCACCGGGCTTGAGCTCGGCCAGGTGGCGGATCGCCAGCTCGTTGTCGTCGGTGGCCTTCTCGCGGCGGCGGCTCTGCCGCACCACCTCGCCGTAGAGCTCGGTCTCGCCGATCACGGCGATATCCGGCGACGTGAGCCACAGGCCGGCGTCGATGGTGCCCTCGGTGATGGCGGTGCGCTGATCGCTGTCGAGGAAGGCCGCGAAGTCGTCGACGTGGGGCAGGGGCAGGTTCAGCGGCGCGAGCGTTTCCTCGAGGGCCTCGCGGCGGCCGCGGGACTCGGCCACGAACAGCACCCGGGTGGCGTCGTGCTGGGCGAGGAAGTCCTCGAGTTCGGCCAGCGGGCGCTTGGCCCGGGCATTGACCGGCAGGTTCGGGGCCGGCCGCGCCGCCGGTACCTGGGCATGGCGGTGCTCGGTGTCGTCGGTGAGCTCGACCCGCGGATGGCGCTTGATGGCGCCGAATGCCTCGGCCACCGGCACGAAGGCGCGGTGGGGCGGCAGCAGCGGCCGCGTCGGATCGACGCCCAGGTTCTCGTAGCGGCTCTCGATGGCCGCCCAGTGGTGCTCGGCGGCCTCGAACACGCCGGGCAGCAGCGCCACCCGAGTGCCCTCGGCCAGATGATCGAACAGCGTCGCCGTTTCGTCGAAGAACAGCGGCAGGTACTGCTCGAGGCCGGGGGAGGGGATGCCCTTGAGGGCATCGACGTAGAGCGGGCACTGGCGCGGGTCGACGTCGAACAGCGTCTCGAAGCCCTCGCGGAAGCAGGCGATGGCGCCGCGCGACAGCGAGTACTCGTGGGCCGGCAGCAGCTCGACGCGCTCGACCCTGTCGGCGCTGCGCTGGGTGTCGGGATCGAAGTGACGCAGGGTGTCGATCTCGTCGTCGAACAGGTCGATGCGCAGCGGCGTCTCGTAGCCCATCGGGAAAAGGTCGATCAGCGCGCCGCGCAGGGCGTATTCGCCGGGCTCATAGACGGTTTCCACGGCGCGATAGCCGGCCCGCGACAGGCGGTCGCGGAAGCCTTCGCGGTCCAGCGTGGTGCCCACCTCGAGGGTCATCACCCGGCCGGCGATATAGTCCACCGGCGGCAGGCGCTGCATCAGGGTGTTGATCGGCACCAGCACGATGCCGTGCTCGCCGTCCTGAAGGCGGCGCAGGGTGCGCAGCCGTGCCGAGACGATGTCCTGGTGGGGCGAGAAGCTGTCGTAGGGCAGCGTTTCCCAGTCGGGGAAGGGCAGCACCGGCAGTCGTGAATAGAAGGCCAGGTCGTCTTCCAGGCGCTGGGCGGCGGCGGTGTCGGCGGTGACCACCAGCAGCGGCGCATCCTCGGCGAGGTGCGCCAGGGCCAGGGCGGTCGCGCTGCCGGGTGGCGTCTGCCAGTAGAGGGTGTCGCGAAGGCCCGTGGGGCGGGGTGGGTCGAGAGGCGAGAAGGTCGGCATGGGCGTCGCTTGCATCGTGTCCAATGGGTGACTGGAGGGCATCTTAACAGCCCGGTCGCGTCATGTAGTGAAACCCGAATTCCTGTAAATCCCCTACAGCGTCTGCGACCATCCCGCGATTGCCCCCTGGTGCTTGGCCTCGGATAATGCCTCACGAATCTCAACCCCACGGAGAGGCCCCACGTGAGTCAGCAACCCCTCGATACCGTCTTCCAGGAATGGCACGACAACCAGGCGCTCGCCGAGCAGATGATCCCGATG
It includes:
- the mfd gene encoding transcription-repair coupling factor; translated protein: MPTFSPLDPPRPTGLRDTLYWQTPPGSATALALAHLAEDAPLLVVTADTAAAQRLEDDLAFYSRLPVLPFPDWETLPYDSFSPHQDIVSARLRTLRRLQDGEHGIVLVPINTLMQRLPPVDYIAGRVMTLEVGTTLDREGFRDRLSRAGYRAVETVYEPGEYALRGALIDLFPMGYETPLRIDLFDDEIDTLRHFDPDTQRSADRVERVELLPAHEYSLSRGAIACFREGFETLFDVDPRQCPLYVDALKGIPSPGLEQYLPLFFDETATLFDHLAEGTRVALLPGVFEAAEHHWAAIESRYENLGVDPTRPLLPPHRAFVPVAEAFGAIKRHPRVELTDDTEHRHAQVPAARPAPNLPVNARAKRPLAELEDFLAQHDATRVLFVAESRGRREALEETLAPLNLPLPHVDDFAAFLDSDQRTAITEGTIDAGLWLTSPDIAVIGETELYGEVVRQSRRREKATDDNELAIRHLAELKPGAPVVHQAHGVGRYKGLETLEAGGQAAEFVTLEYADGARLYVPVDSLHLISRYAGVDDELAPLHRLGSEQWDKAKKKAAERIRDTAAELLDVYARREAREGFACEAPDAEYARFAASFPFEETPDQRAAIEAVVGDMTAPRPMDRVVCGDVGFGKTEVAMRAAFLAVHSGQQVVVLVPTTLLARQHYENFRDRFADTAVNIELISRFTGGQGQSAAAKRIEDGQADIVIGTHKLLSKSMRFPKMGLLIIDEEHRFGVAQKERLKGLRAEVDILTLTATPIPRTLNMAMSGIRDLSIIATPPARRLSVKTFVQQRDEAVIKEAILREILRGGQVYFLHNEVKTIETAAETVRSLVPEARVGVAHGQLPERALERVMSDFYHKRFNVLVCSTIIETGIDVPSANTIVIERADKFGLAQLHQLRGRVGRSHHQAYAYLLAPPPRTMTKDAVKRLEAIGQAEDLGAGFTLASHDMEIRGAGELLGEEQSGQMEALGYSLYMQMLDRAVKAIREGKTPNIEAPLDDGVEVSLNLPALIPDDYLHDVQQRLVMYKRIAGAETEAELKELQVEMIDRFGLLPAPVKTLLRQTRLRQRAERLGIARLEAGPEKGRVIFAGHTGVDPLTLVEMIQRQPDRYRLEGADTLRFEADMEAEEARFSAVEALLDHFNRKAEAA